The following proteins come from a genomic window of Methanosarcina sp. MTP4:
- a CDS encoding class I SAM-dependent methyltransferase, with product MNFENPGLLEKIMEEILEYRIMSHAPMYKKYLMKLPLKGNEKVLEFGSGGGVCSRHLAKILSNGGKLTCIDISEYYISKARKRLQKFNNIEILEGDLRKMEIPASSFDAILIHFAFHHVSEHEKQDIMNTLASKLKKSGTVFIREPIDEKGFELPVEEIRTLTKKAGLEEVEFGMGKVMRMGTVYEGVFKPGPGKTEN from the coding sequence ATGAATTTTGAAAATCCAGGCCTCTTAGAAAAAATAATGGAAGAAATCCTGGAATATCGGATAATGTCCCATGCACCCATGTACAAAAAGTATCTCATGAAACTTCCATTAAAAGGAAACGAAAAAGTGCTGGAGTTCGGAAGTGGAGGAGGAGTCTGCTCAAGACACCTTGCAAAAATACTTTCAAATGGAGGAAAACTGACCTGCATAGACATCTCCGAATACTACATTTCAAAAGCCAGAAAAAGGCTGCAGAAATTCAATAACATCGAAATCCTGGAAGGGGACTTGCGAAAAATGGAGATACCAGCTTCCTCTTTCGATGCCATACTCATCCACTTCGCCTTTCACCATGTATCCGAACATGAAAAACAGGATATCATGAATACCCTGGCATCCAAACTGAAAAAGAGCGGGACAGTTTTTATAAGGGAGCCAATTGACGAAAAAGGATTCGAACTTCCCGTAGAAGAGATCAGGACCCTGACGAAAAAAGCGGGACTTGAAGAAGTGGAATTCGGGATGGGAAAAGTGATGAGGATGGGAACGGTCTATGAGGGAGTTTTCAAGCCAGGTCCGGGAAAAACTGAAAATTGA
- a CDS encoding histidine kinase N-terminal 7TM domain-containing protein: MQIHPASVPYMGALIFSAFVSLLLAYKAYLTFDYRRVRFAKYFIFLMLCMAEWTVFYAGEVGFIGAEAKFLCTRLSYPGNAFLSVMWFLFAAEYCDMGRNFTRRFEKFFFIEPVLSVLAVNTNSLHWLYYSGYSVETFGEVPILILEQGPLFRILYVYSFSLSLLGIFFFAIKFIRSSPALKPQLGILTSGALLPIFGNVLYVKNIGPFAFIDPTAFSFAIAGLFFFWGTREEEFLNLVPIARENVIETMKDGYIVLDTEGNIADINSAVLDIAGKSRKFALGKSVMEILGEHVDSFSGHGWEEDFSQEVSTKKGSNEIFFNVKVSPIRFEGRVEGRLVIIRDVTEAYLYREALKEANKKINLMSSITRHDILNQVNVLSGYTELLSERLPANLINDPKTERYLNNLKKSIETIHSQILFTGDYQNLGVESPVWQSVRSTANEAAFAFSNAGVKFSIQEGDMEVYADPLFQKAFYNLFDNALSHGESVSEISVTFREAGENAVIEVLDNGVGIPADMKEIIFEKSVGKNTGLGLFLVKNIFSITGMEIRETGCEGEGARFEITVPPGNWRPAGTDLSPDLRPIENELSFEPVFEPELSPDLT; encoded by the coding sequence TTGCAAATCCATCCTGCCTCAGTTCCGTATATGGGCGCCCTGATTTTTTCGGCTTTTGTCTCACTTCTCCTGGCCTATAAGGCATACCTGACCTTTGACTACCGAAGGGTGCGTTTTGCAAAGTATTTCATTTTTCTCATGCTCTGCATGGCTGAGTGGACGGTATTTTACGCAGGAGAGGTGGGCTTCATCGGTGCGGAGGCCAAGTTCCTCTGTACCCGACTCTCATACCCGGGGAATGCGTTTCTTTCTGTGATGTGGTTTTTATTCGCGGCCGAGTACTGTGACATGGGCCGAAACTTCACCCGCAGGTTTGAAAAGTTCTTTTTTATCGAGCCTGTACTGTCGGTACTTGCAGTTAATACCAACAGCCTTCACTGGCTCTATTACAGCGGTTATTCCGTTGAAACTTTTGGGGAAGTTCCCATACTCATACTTGAACAAGGGCCACTTTTCCGTATACTTTATGTTTATTCCTTTTCTTTAAGCTTGCTCGGAATCTTTTTCTTTGCCATCAAGTTTATCCGTTCGAGTCCGGCTTTAAAGCCCCAGCTGGGTATCCTTACGTCCGGGGCTCTTCTGCCAATTTTTGGCAATGTGCTCTATGTAAAGAACATCGGTCCCTTTGCCTTCATTGACCCGACCGCTTTTTCCTTTGCCATTGCAGGTTTGTTCTTTTTCTGGGGGACCCGGGAGGAGGAGTTCCTCAACCTTGTCCCTATTGCCCGGGAAAATGTAATTGAGACCATGAAAGACGGATATATTGTGCTGGACACGGAAGGGAATATCGCTGATATCAACTCCGCGGTTCTGGACATAGCAGGCAAGAGCAGGAAATTCGCTCTCGGAAAAAGTGTGATGGAAATTTTAGGGGAGCATGTGGACTCTTTTTCAGGGCATGGTTGGGAAGAGGATTTTTCTCAGGAAGTCTCAACAAAAAAAGGCTCGAATGAGATCTTCTTTAACGTAAAAGTTTCTCCTATCCGTTTTGAGGGCCGTGTAGAGGGAAGACTGGTCATAATCCGGGATGTTACGGAGGCATACCTGTATAGGGAAGCTTTGAAGGAGGCTAATAAAAAGATAAACCTCATGAGCAGCATCACTCGCCACGATATCCTTAACCAGGTCAACGTGCTTTCCGGATATACGGAACTGCTTTCCGAAAGACTGCCTGCAAACCTAATAAACGATCCTAAAACCGAAAGATACCTGAACAACCTCAAAAAAAGCATTGAAACGATCCATTCCCAGATACTTTTTACCGGGGACTACCAGAACCTCGGAGTCGAGTCTCCGGTCTGGCAATCTGTCCGCAGCACGGCAAATGAAGCCGCATTTGCTTTTTCAAACGCCGGGGTTAAATTTTCCATACAGGAAGGGGATATGGAAGTATACGCTGATCCCCTTTTCCAGAAAGCATTCTATAACCTTTTTGACAATGCCCTTTCCCACGGGGAATCCGTATCAGAGATTTCTGTTACTTTCCGGGAAGCCGGGGAAAACGCTGTAATCGAAGTCCTGGACAACGGAGTTGGCATCCCCGCGGACATGAAAGAAATCATTTTCGAAAAGTCCGTCGGGAAAAACACAGGGCTTGGGCTCTTCCTCGTAAAAAACATCTTCTCAATCACGGGAATGGAAATCAGGGAAACAGGGTGCGAAGGAGAAGGCGCAAGGTTCGAGATCACCGTCCCGCCTGGAAACTGGAGACCGGCCGGAACTGACCTTAGCCCGGACTTGAGGCCAATAGAAAATGAACTTAGTTTTGAACCTGTTTTCGAACCGGAGTTAAGTCCTGATTTGACCTGA
- a CDS encoding P-loop ATPase, Sll1717 family gives MKFKDIEFGRIAAEYELTYSPKLIIDGFLDAYGYIDSIINSEKFLILGPKGSGKSAIGSKLEVIAQEEGDICTKSYYLDNFPYNRFSEVIPCREAPETKYPDNWEFILMVASLNSFIEDKGFRYPNTKKAKTVLKALFDLGLLSVKEDLSLENIVKTTTDKNFKIGLSKVGYESSKKQEKITNVKKLYSALQEIFYLVELQSKHFIIIDGLDDVLTQREKQYKSLSALVATADKINKKFYQKGIKAKIITMCRTDLFNKLSEPNKNKIKQNSGIVLDWHQDKIDLKSTNLSKLVNLRAKISLGEEIDVFEMYLPPDIYHGNQNKEIEQVLFDYTRHLPRDIIQLFNEIQKHSGNNEKPSKSNVKYALTTYSKDYFVGEIKDHLCGFLKDEDIEKTIQLLVKVKKNKFDISQLEEIIESDDKFKSLNLNDILNFLFDSNAIGNIDKETNFVTFKYRNQYAEFNPNQNILVHYGLRKGLNLSNAT, from the coding sequence ATGAAATTTAAAGATATTGAATTTGGGAGAATTGCCGCAGAGTATGAATTAACTTATTCTCCTAAACTCATTATCGACGGTTTTTTAGATGCATATGGATATATTGACTCCATAATCAATAGTGAAAAATTTTTAATTCTGGGTCCAAAGGGTTCTGGCAAATCAGCAATTGGATCCAAACTGGAAGTAATCGCACAGGAAGAAGGCGATATTTGTACCAAAAGTTATTATCTTGACAACTTTCCATATAATCGATTTTCAGAAGTAATTCCGTGCAGAGAGGCACCTGAAACAAAATATCCAGACAATTGGGAATTCATTTTGATGGTTGCGTCTCTAAATTCTTTCATCGAAGATAAAGGATTTCGCTATCCAAACACAAAAAAAGCAAAAACTGTTTTAAAAGCACTTTTTGATCTCGGATTGTTATCGGTAAAAGAAGATCTATCCTTAGAGAACATTGTAAAAACTACTACAGACAAAAACTTTAAAATTGGACTGAGCAAAGTTGGATATGAATCATCAAAAAAACAAGAAAAAATTACCAATGTAAAAAAATTATATAGCGCACTACAAGAAATTTTCTACTTAGTGGAATTACAATCTAAACATTTCATCATTATAGATGGACTAGATGACGTTTTGACCCAGAGGGAGAAACAGTATAAGTCCCTTTCTGCACTTGTTGCAACTGCAGATAAGATAAATAAAAAGTTTTATCAAAAAGGTATTAAGGCAAAAATAATCACAATGTGTAGAACAGACCTTTTCAACAAGTTATCAGAACCAAATAAAAACAAAATTAAACAAAACTCTGGAATAGTACTTGATTGGCACCAAGATAAAATAGATTTGAAATCCACAAACTTAAGCAAACTGGTAAATTTACGTGCTAAAATATCACTGGGTGAGGAAATAGATGTCTTTGAAATGTATTTACCTCCAGATATTTATCACGGGAATCAAAACAAAGAAATTGAACAAGTTCTTTTTGACTACACAAGGCATTTACCCCGAGATATAATTCAGCTATTCAACGAAATCCAAAAACATTCAGGAAACAACGAAAAACCCTCAAAATCCAATGTTAAATATGCATTGACAACTTATTCAAAAGATTATTTCGTTGGAGAAATAAAAGACCACTTGTGTGGATTTTTAAAAGACGAAGATATAGAAAAGACGATTCAACTCCTAGTAAAAGTAAAGAAAAATAAATTTGACATATCCCAATTAGAAGAAATTATAGAATCCGATGATAAATTCAAATCACTTAATTTAAATGACATTTTGAACTTTCTGTTCGACTCCAATGCAATAGGTAACATTGACAAAGAAACTAACTTTGTGACATTCAAATATCGAAATCAATATGCGGAATTCAATCCAAACCAAAATATATTGGTACATTATGGTCTCAGAAAAGGATTGAATTTGAGTAATGCAACTTAA
- a CDS encoding type II toxin-antitoxin system HicB family antitoxin — protein sequence MKFKKSGFTVLVEQDKGGMYIATVPDISGCYTQGKTLEQAMERVEEAIQVCLEAE from the coding sequence ATGAAATTCAAAAAATCAGGTTTCACAGTCCTGGTTGAGCAGGATAAAGGCGGGATGTACATAGCGACAGTGCCGGACATTTCCGGTTGCTACACGCAGGGAAAAACCCTGGAACAGGCTATGGAGCGTGTAGAGGAAGCTATTCAGGTCTGCCTTGAAGCGGAATGA
- a CDS encoding RNA-binding domain-containing protein has product MNQKELLDKLEELEWEDFEVKEARTSIPKSSFETVSAFSNTNGGWLVFGIKEYRRGYNITGVEDAEKIEQDFTTALRGEKFNQKIIATCKKYLIEGKNVLAFYIQTSEKRPVYFNSRKNTFIRTGSGDQRATDAEIDAMYRDSAFGTKDKELTDFTIEDLNPKTIEDYKIYLGNVNPEHRYNKLSAEALLEKLQAIVDGKVTIGGLLVFGTEDNINRLLTDFRIDYLEIPGTSYSDAPTRYSYRLSEEENLFRFYFSIFERLIKKIDLPFTLRADGFATDRQPQLTAIREALVNLLMHSDYFSPMKPRIRVFLDRIEFMNPGALPKDLDSIMKEDFTMPRNPTVARIFRVIRLSENAGSGFDKMFGGWKSYYEVEPKVSGELDYYKIVFPLSKEETVKESTRKVQEELKTGEKIILLIKEEPSITTKELAGELGVTVKGIEWQLKSLKEKDILRRVGPDKGGHWEITENWTGEKTREKTREKTREKTREN; this is encoded by the coding sequence ATGAATCAGAAAGAGCTGTTGGATAAACTGGAAGAACTGGAGTGGGAAGACTTTGAGGTAAAGGAAGCAAGAACCTCCATTCCAAAAAGCAGCTTTGAGACGGTCAGCGCCTTTTCCAACACAAATGGCGGCTGGCTGGTTTTCGGGATAAAAGAATACAGAAGAGGGTATAATATTACTGGCGTAGAAGACGCCGAAAAAATCGAACAGGATTTTACAACTGCTCTAAGAGGAGAGAAATTCAACCAGAAAATAATAGCCACCTGTAAAAAATACCTGATAGAAGGAAAAAACGTGCTTGCCTTCTATATCCAGACTTCCGAAAAAAGACCTGTTTACTTCAACTCCAGGAAAAACACCTTCATAAGAACCGGAAGTGGGGACCAGCGAGCCACGGACGCGGAAATCGATGCAATGTACAGGGACTCCGCTTTTGGGACAAAAGACAAGGAACTTACGGACTTCACAATTGAAGATCTCAACCCGAAGACAATTGAAGATTACAAAATCTACCTCGGGAACGTAAATCCGGAACACAGGTACAACAAGCTTTCAGCTGAAGCTCTTCTTGAGAAACTGCAGGCCATAGTTGACGGGAAAGTTACCATTGGAGGTCTCCTTGTTTTCGGCACCGAAGACAACATCAACCGCCTGCTTACCGATTTCAGGATCGACTACCTGGAAATCCCTGGCACCTCATATTCAGATGCCCCAACCCGCTACAGCTACCGACTCTCTGAAGAAGAAAACCTCTTCCGCTTCTATTTCAGCATATTCGAGCGCCTGATAAAGAAAATAGACCTGCCCTTTACCCTCCGGGCAGATGGCTTTGCAACCGACAGACAGCCCCAGCTAACAGCAATCCGGGAAGCCCTGGTAAACCTCCTTATGCACTCCGACTACTTCAGCCCCATGAAACCCAGAATCCGGGTCTTCCTTGACCGGATCGAGTTCATGAACCCCGGCGCACTCCCAAAAGACCTGGACTCAATCATGAAAGAAGACTTCACAATGCCCAGGAACCCGACAGTTGCGAGGATCTTCCGGGTAATCCGGCTCTCGGAAAATGCAGGTTCAGGATTCGATAAGATGTTCGGAGGATGGAAGTCCTATTATGAAGTGGAACCGAAAGTTTCAGGAGAACTTGATTACTACAAGATAGTTTTCCCGTTATCGAAAGAAGAAACTGTAAAGGAAAGCACCCGAAAGGTTCAGGAAGAACTTAAAACCGGGGAGAAAATAATCCTCCTGATTAAAGAAGAACCTTCCATAACTACAAAAGAACTGGCAGGTGAACTGGGAGTTACAGTAAAAGGCATTGAATGGCAGCTTAAAAGCCTGAAAGAAAAAGACATCCTTAGAAGGGTAGGCCCCGATAAGGGCGGACATTGGGAAATAACTGAAAATTGGACAGGGGAGAAAACTAGGGAGAAAACTAGGGAGAAAACTAGGGAGAAAACTAGGGAGAACTAA
- a CDS encoding winged helix-turn-helix transcriptional regulator has protein sequence MNFILNRLHIDPGVFKENAPVNAPVKLTTSEEEILGLIKNDINITYDTIAESLGKNRTTIMRNIKKLKDGDILTRIGSDKTGHWVVTRK, from the coding sequence TTGAATTTCATTTTGAACCGTTTACATATTGATCCGGGGGTATTTAAGGAAAATGCACCTGTAAATGCACCTGTAAAATTGACAACTTCAGAAGAAGAAATTCTCGGACTGATCAAAAACGACATCAATATCACTTATGATACTATCGCAGAATCCCTTGGAAAAAACCGAACAACAATAATGAGAAATATCAAAAAACTGAAAGACGGGGACATCCTTACAAGAATCGGATCAGACAAAACAGGACACTGGGTAGTGACCAGAAAATAA